In Caproiciproducens sp. NJN-50, the following are encoded in one genomic region:
- the fliE gene encoding flagellar hook-basal body complex protein FliE, translating into MNPIVPIQKLSTPEELGVSGGSQAQPAGLPFQSLFQEAVDNVKQTDASLNDQVYQMTTGQSDNLHDIYIASQKASLSVDLLVQMRNKVLDSYNEIMRMSV; encoded by the coding sequence ATGAATCCAATTGTGCCTATTCAGAAGCTGAGCACGCCGGAGGAGCTCGGCGTTTCCGGGGGAAGCCAGGCGCAGCCCGCGGGGCTGCCGTTCCAGTCGCTGTTTCAGGAGGCCGTGGACAATGTCAAGCAGACGGACGCCTCTCTGAACGACCAGGTCTATCAAATGACGACCGGACAGTCGGATAATCTGCACGATATTTACATTGCGTCACAGAAAGCCAGCCTGTCCGTTGATCTGCTGGTCCAGATGCGGAACAAGGTCCTTGATTCCTACAATGAGATTATGAGAATGAGCGTCTGA
- the flgC gene encoding flagellar basal body rod protein FlgC: MAFLSSLDISGSALTASRLRMDVISENLANASTTRTDAGGPYRRKMVVYRSADGAEDGFGSILNNELDASSQVPGGVKVEGIVEDQTPFNTVYDPSNPDADEQGYVQMPNVDVTKETLDMMSVTRAYSANINALNAVKSMASKALEIWK; this comes from the coding sequence ATGGCTTTTCTCAGTTCACTGGACATCAGCGGGTCCGCGCTGACGGCCAGCCGGCTCAGAATGGACGTTATTTCCGAGAATCTCGCGAACGCTTCGACCACCCGCACCGACGCGGGCGGACCGTACCGCAGAAAAATGGTGGTTTACCGCTCGGCGGACGGCGCGGAAGACGGCTTTGGCTCGATTCTGAACAATGAGCTAGATGCTTCTTCCCAGGTCCCCGGCGGAGTGAAGGTGGAGGGGATCGTAGAGGACCAGACCCCGTTTAACACGGTCTACGACCCGTCCAACCCGGACGCGGACGAGCAGGGGTATGTTCAGATGCCGAATGTCGACGTCACCAAGGAAACACTGGACATGATGTCGGTGACCAGGGCTTATTCAGCCAATATTAACGCGCTTAACGCGGTCAAAAGCATGGCCAGCAAAGCGCTGGAAATCTGGAAGTGA
- the flgB gene encoding flagellar basal body rod protein FlgB, whose product MNWIDSVTTSLLGKDLDGLWARQQAVSDNIANFETPGYKTKSVSFEDQLRAQVAGGETAGGQMRGIESVQPETAEAEDEMFRADGNGVDLEQQDIESLRTQMNYYYSLQTVSDVFSRLKTAIGGGT is encoded by the coding sequence ATGAACTGGATCGATAGCGTGACGACGTCGCTGCTCGGCAAGGATCTGGACGGCCTGTGGGCAAGGCAACAGGCGGTCTCGGACAATATTGCCAATTTTGAAACACCGGGTTACAAGACCAAGAGCGTTTCGTTCGAAGATCAGCTGCGTGCCCAGGTCGCAGGCGGTGAGACGGCCGGCGGGCAGATGCGCGGCATTGAGAGCGTGCAGCCGGAAACGGCGGAGGCGGAGGACGAAATGTTCCGCGCGGACGGCAACGGAGTGGATCTGGAGCAACAGGATATTGAGTCTCTTAGAACGCAAATGAACTATTATTATTCTCTTCAGACAGTCTCCGATGTATTTTCCAGGCTGAAAACCGCAATCGGCGGCGGAACTTAA
- a CDS encoding flagellar biosynthesis anti-sigma factor FlgM, producing MRIKDTGFSLFPYSQIKDKGSAAQTEAAVKNTKEAFQGNRSQGVRADRIELSPRQEESSDRLIDSLKNSICEEFGRDAGAARLQYLKDAVTSGSYSVDSGALAEMLLSE from the coding sequence ATGCGGATCAAAGACACTGGTTTTTCCCTGTTTCCTTATTCACAGATCAAGGACAAGGGAAGTGCGGCACAAACGGAGGCCGCTGTAAAAAACACGAAAGAAGCGTTTCAGGGCAATAGGAGCCAGGGTGTTCGCGCCGACAGGATCGAGCTTTCCCCCCGTCAGGAGGAGTCGTCCGATCGGCTGATCGACAGCCTGAAAAACAGCATCTGCGAAGAATTTGGCAGAGACGCCGGCGCGGCGAGACTCCAGTACCTGAAGGACGCCGTAACCAGCGGAAGCTATTCGGTGGATTCCGGCGCGCTGGCTGAGATGCTTCTGTCCGAATGA
- a CDS encoding flagellar protein FlgN has translation MDEKTSENMISYFARLLEFYRKFLDFETEKQGYLEQDKLDRLDECMKREQAFVLKARGLEQERARLMQKTPQPQANFREIIPLFPSGSREQIQELYEKLSSVLAELKETNRRNSLLTERKLRRASGVLNRLKGRTELQKIYGRKAGDGSPSAGFLSKKI, from the coding sequence ATGGATGAAAAAACATCCGAAAACATGATTTCTTATTTCGCCCGGCTGCTGGAGTTCTACCGGAAATTCCTGGATTTTGAAACCGAGAAGCAGGGATATCTGGAACAGGACAAGCTGGACAGGCTGGACGAATGCATGAAACGGGAACAGGCCTTTGTCCTGAAGGCACGGGGCCTGGAGCAGGAGCGCGCCAGGCTGATGCAGAAAACCCCGCAGCCTCAGGCGAATTTTCGGGAGATCATCCCCCTGTTTCCCTCTGGAAGCAGGGAACAGATTCAGGAGCTGTATGAAAAACTTTCTTCCGTGCTGGCCGAGTTGAAAGAGACAAACCGCCGGAACAGCCTGCTGACGGAGCGCAAGCTTCGCCGGGCGTCCGGCGTCCTGAACCGGCTGAAGGGCCGGACGGAACTGCAGAAAATTTACGGGCGGAAAGCCGGGGACGGCTCCCCGTCCGCCGGTTTTCTTTCTAAAAAAATATAG